A region from the Aegilops tauschii subsp. strangulata cultivar AL8/78 chromosome 5, Aet v6.0, whole genome shotgun sequence genome encodes:
- the LOC109753010 gene encoding succinate dehydrogenase [ubiquinone] flavoprotein subunit, mitochondrial, which yields MWRSRVSRGLREAKAAAAAASRRFSTTSSYTVVDHTYDAVVVGAGGAGLRAAIGLSEHGFNTACITKLFPTRSHTVAAQGGINAALGNMSEDDWRWHMYDTVKGSDWLGDQDAIQYMCREAPKAVIELENYGLPFSRTEDGKIYQRAFGGQSLDFGKGGQAYRCACAADRTGHAMLHTLYGQAMKHNTQFFVEYFALDLIMDKEGTCQGVIALNMEDGTLHRFRSTNTILATGGYGRAYFSATSAHTCTGDGNAMVARAGLPLQDLEFVQFHPTGIYGAGCLITEGSRGEGGILRNSEGERFMERYAPTAKDLASRDVVSRSMTMEIREGRGVGPMKDHLYLHLNHLPPEVLKERLPGISETAAIFAGVDVTKEPIPVLPTVHYNMGGIPTNYHGQVVDIKGDNPDTIIPGLMAAGEAACASVHGANRLGANSLLDIVVFGRACANRVAEISKPGGTQKPLEKDAGEKTIAWLDKLRNANGSLPTSKIRLNMQRIMQNNAAVFRTQETLTEGCELISEAQKSFHDVKLSDRSLIWNSDLIETIELENLLINACITMHSAEARQESRGAHAREDFKTRDDDKWMKHSLGYWEDEKVRLEYRPVHMNTLDDEVETFPPKARVY from the exons ATGTGGCGCAGCCGCGTGTCGCGGGGCCTCCGGGAGGCcaaggccgccgccgccgccgcgtccagGCGCTTCTCCACCACCTCG TCCTACACGGTGGTGGATCACACCTACGATGCGGTCGTGGTTGGCGCTGGAGGCGCGGGGCTCAGGGCCGCGATTGGGCTCTCGGAGCATGGGTTCAACACCGCCTGCATCACCAAGCTCTTCCCCACGCGGTCACATACCGTGGCAGCGCAG GGAGGTATAAACGCTGCTCTTGGAAACATGAGTGAAGATGACTGGAGGTGGCATATGTATGATACAGTCAAGGGAAGTGATTGGCTCG GTGACCAAGATGCTATCCAGTATATGTGTAGAGAAGCACCAAAGGCTGTTATAGAGCTTGAGAACTATGGATTACCATTTTCCAGAACTGAAGATGGAAAAATTTATCAACGCGCTTTTGGAGGCCAAAGCTTAGATTTTGGAAAAG GTGGTCAGGCCTATCGATGTGCATGCGCTGCTGACAGAACAGGGCATGCTATGCTACACACACTTTATGGGCAGGCGATGAAGCACAATACTCAGTTTTTTGTTGAATATTTTGCGCTGGACCTTATCATGGACAAAGAAG GCACCTGCCAGGGGGTAATTGCACTAAACATGGAGGATGGTACCCTTCATCGTTTCCGTTCAACAAATACTATTTTAGCAACAGGA GGTTATGGCAGAGCTTACTTCTCTGCTACTTCAGCTCACACATGTACTGGTGATGGCAATGCTATGGTTGCACGTGCTGGGTTACCCCTTCAG GATCTTGAGTTTGTGCAGTTCCATCCTACAGGCATTTACGGTGCTGGATGCCTTATAACTGAAG GTTCCCGGGGCGAAGGTGGTATTCTTAGGAACAGCGAAGGTGAGAGGTTCATGGAACGATATGCCCCTACCGCTAAAGATCTTGCATCTCGTGATGTTGTTTCAAGATCTATGACTATGGAAATTAGAGAAGGACGTGGTGTAG GACCAATGAAGGACCATCTCTACCTGCACCTTAATCATCTTCCTCCAGAAGTTCTGAAGGAAAGGCTTCCTGGTATATCTGAGACTGCTGCTATTTTTGCTGGTGTTGATGTCACCAAAGAGCCTATTCCTGTTTTGCCGACTGTGCATTATAATATGGGCGGTATCCCTACAAATTATCATGGGCAG GTGGTGGATATCAAGGGTGATAACCCAGACACAATTATTCCTGGTCTGATGGCTGCTGGGGAGGCAGCTTGTGCATCTGTTCATGGTGCAAACCGTCTTGGTGCAAATTCACTTCTTGACATTGTTGTATTTGGGAGGGCTTGTGCAAATAGGGTTGCTGAGATTTCCAAGCCAG GAGGGACACAGAAACCTCTTGAAAAAGACGCAGGGGAGAAGACCATCGCTTGGTTGGACAAGCTGAGAAATGCTAATGGATCACTGCCAACTTCGAAGATCCGCCTCAACATGCAACGTATTATGCAAAATAATGCTGCAGTTTTCCGCACACAGGAAACTCTAACAGAAG GTTGCGAGCTGATTAGTGAAGCACAGAAAAGTTTCCATGATGTCAAGCTCAGTGACAGAAGTCTCATATG GAATTCGGATTTGATAGAGACCATAGAATTAGAAAACCTGCTAATAAATGCATGCATAACCATGCATTCAGCTGAGGCTCGCCAAGAGAGCAGAGGAGCTCATGCTCGTGAAGATTTCAAG ACAAGAGATGACGACAAGTGGATGAAGCACTCGCTAGG GTACTGGGAGGATGAAAAGGTTAGACTAGAATACAGGCCAGTTCACATGAACACCTTGGATGATGAAGTCGAGACTTTCCCGCCGAAGGCACGTGTTTACTAA